A genomic segment from Flavobacterium inviolabile encodes:
- a CDS encoding (Fe-S)-binding protein yields the protein MSANLVVPTMAEMMAQGKQPEVLFWVGCSGSFDDRAKKITKAFVKILNQANVPFAVLGTEESCTGDPAKRAGNEFLFQMQAMMNIEVMNAYEVKKVVTACPHCFNTIKNEYPGLGGTYEVVHHTQFLKSLLDDGRLTIEGGQFKGKRITFHDPCYLGRANNVYEAPRELIRKLDAELVEMKRSRANGLCCGAGGAQMFKEPEKGNKDINVERTEDALETQPEIIAAGCPFCNTMMTDGVKFKEKEHEIKVMDVAELIANAKDL from the coding sequence ATGTCAGCAAATTTAGTAGTTCCTACAATGGCCGAAATGATGGCCCAAGGCAAACAGCCGGAAGTGCTCTTCTGGGTTGGGTGTTCAGGAAGTTTTGACGATAGAGCTAAAAAAATTACAAAAGCATTTGTAAAGATATTAAACCAGGCGAATGTTCCTTTTGCTGTTTTAGGTACGGAAGAAAGTTGTACCGGCGATCCTGCAAAAAGAGCCGGAAACGAATTCCTGTTCCAGATGCAGGCAATGATGAATATCGAAGTCATGAATGCCTATGAAGTAAAGAAAGTCGTGACGGCTTGTCCGCATTGCTTCAATACGATTAAAAACGAATATCCGGGACTTGGAGGAACGTATGAAGTGGTTCACCACACGCAGTTTTTAAAATCCCTTCTGGACGACGGGCGTTTAACTATTGAAGGAGGACAATTCAAAGGAAAAAGAATTACGTTCCACGATCCGTGCTATTTAGGACGTGCCAATAATGTTTATGAAGCACCCCGTGAATTAATCCGGAAACTGGATGCCGAACTGGTAGAGATGAAACGTTCCCGTGCAAACGGACTATGTTGCGGAGCCGGTGGCGCACAGATGTTTAAAGAACCTGAAAAAGGAAACAAAGATATTAATGTGGAGCGTACGGAAGATGCTCTTGAAACCCAGCCTGAAATTATAGCAGCAGGTTGCCCGTTTTGTAATACAATGATGACCGATGGTGTGAAGTTTAAAGAAAAAGAACACGAAATCAAAGTTATGGACGTGGCAGAATTAATTGCTAATGCTAAAGACTTATAA
- a CDS encoding ABC transporter ATPase — protein MYVPFDTLPEESKIWIYQANRKFSEEEIAEIEASLEGFISNWAAHGTGLEASFVTRYNRFIILAVNQEKQSATGCSIDASVQFIQDLEKKYSVDLLDKMNVTFKLGEHIAHKPLIEFKKMAKEKAVSENTIVFNNLVNTIGEWQDFWEVPASESWHSRFF, from the coding sequence ATGTATGTACCTTTTGATACCTTGCCGGAAGAATCCAAAATCTGGATTTATCAGGCAAACCGAAAATTCTCAGAAGAAGAAATTGCCGAAATAGAAGCTTCTCTTGAGGGTTTTATCAGCAATTGGGCTGCACACGGAACCGGACTGGAAGCTTCCTTTGTAACCAGATATAACCGTTTCATTATACTGGCCGTTAATCAGGAAAAACAATCCGCTACAGGATGCTCCATTGATGCTTCGGTTCAGTTCATCCAGGATTTAGAGAAAAAGTACAGCGTTGATCTTTTAGACAAGATGAATGTTACTTTTAAACTGGGCGAGCATATTGCTCACAAACCGTTGATCGAGTTTAAGAAAATGGCAAAGGAAAAAGCGGTTTCCGAAAACACTATTGTTTTTAATAATCTGGTTAATACCATTGGGGAATGGCAGGATTTTTGGGAAGTTCCTGCTAGCGAAAGCTGGCACAGCCGCTTCTTTTAA
- a CDS encoding (Fe-S)-binding protein codes for MSYLDNILFAIILILGIGYFAKNVKKLIRNIKLGQDVDRYDNPKERWRNMAMIALGQSKMVKRPIAGALHIVVYLGFIIINIEVLEILIDGLFGTHRVFSFLGVFYNILIGSFEVLALLVIVAIVTFWIRRNIVKLKRFISNDLKGWPKSDANNILYFETVLMVLFLVLNAADLHLQTLGVGHYSQAGAFPVSQFIAPIFNGMSEGAVVVIERAAWWLHIVGILIFLNYLYFSKHLHILLAFPNTYFANLKPQGQFDNLESVTKEVKLMMDPNADPFAAPPADETAVHSKFGASDVQDLNWVQLMNAYTCTECGRCTSSCPANQTGKKLSPRKIMMDTRDRLEEVGKNIDANKGVFIPDGRSLLNDYITTEELWACTSCNACVEECPVNISPLSIIMDMRRYLVMEQSAAPTELNSMMTNIENNGAPWQYNQMDRLNWKDEN; via the coding sequence ATGAGTTATTTAGACAATATACTATTTGCCATCATTCTTATATTAGGAATTGGTTATTTTGCTAAAAATGTAAAAAAACTGATTCGTAATATCAAATTAGGACAGGATGTAGACCGATATGATAATCCTAAAGAGCGATGGAGAAACATGGCAATGATTGCTTTAGGACAATCAAAAATGGTTAAAAGACCTATTGCCGGTGCACTGCATATAGTAGTTTATTTAGGCTTTATTATCATTAATATTGAAGTGCTGGAAATTCTGATTGACGGATTATTCGGAACACACCGGGTTTTCTCCTTTCTGGGCGTTTTCTATAACATCCTGATCGGTTCTTTTGAAGTACTGGCATTATTGGTAATCGTTGCCATTGTCACGTTCTGGATCAGAAGAAATATTGTTAAGCTAAAGCGATTCATCAGCAACGACTTAAAAGGCTGGCCAAAAAGCGATGCAAACAACATCCTGTATTTTGAAACCGTTTTAATGGTTTTATTCCTGGTTTTAAATGCGGCCGATCTGCATTTACAAACATTGGGAGTGGGGCATTACAGTCAGGCGGGAGCTTTCCCGGTATCGCAGTTTATTGCGCCAATATTCAACGGAATGTCAGAAGGAGCAGTAGTGGTAATTGAAAGAGCGGCCTGGTGGTTGCACATCGTTGGGATCCTGATCTTCCTGAACTACCTGTACTTCTCAAAACACTTGCACATCCTGTTGGCTTTCCCCAATACCTATTTTGCGAACTTAAAACCTCAGGGGCAATTTGACAACCTGGAATCGGTTACCAAAGAAGTAAAATTAATGATGGATCCAAATGCCGATCCTTTTGCTGCACCGCCGGCAGACGAAACGGCAGTGCATTCTAAATTCGGGGCAAGTGATGTTCAGGATTTAAACTGGGTACAGCTAATGAACGCTTATACCTGTACGGAATGCGGACGTTGTACGTCTTCTTGTCCGGCAAATCAGACAGGTAAAAAACTATCACCAAGAAAGATCATGATGGATACGCGTGATCGTCTGGAAGAAGTTGGAAAAAATATTGATGCCAATAAAGGTGTTTTTATACCGGATGGCAGATCCTTATTGAATGATTACATCACTACAGAAGAATTATGGGCTTGTACGTCCTGTAATGCCTGTGTGGAAGAATGCCCGGTAAATATCAGTCCGCTTTCCATTATTATGGATATGAGAAGATATCTGGTGATGGAGCAAAGTGCGGCACCAACAGAGCTGAACAGTATGATGACCAACATCGAAAACAACGGAGCGCCTTGGCAGTACAACCAAATGGACCGTTTGAACTGGAAAGACGAAAATTAA